The nucleotide window ACACGATTATACCGGCCATAGCTACGAACCCAGACGATGGATCGTTACATACGGTGTTCGGGATTATGGGTGGATTCATGCAACCCCAGGGACATGTGCAATTATTGATCAATATGCTCGTTTTCGGGATGGATGCCCAGAAGGCACTCGATGCCCCAAGGGTCTGTATTGGGCCTATGGGCCATTTTGGGTCGGCGAGCGTGTATGACAGAACGGTTTACATAGAAGAGGGGGTAGATATGTTGGTTGTGGAAGAGCTTAGAAGGCGAGGCCATGTTGTTCGCATGATGCACGGGTGGGATAGAGAGGTTTTTGGTCGAGGACAGGTCATACGGGCTGTTCATGGTGAGGGTGGGCAGACGGTTCTTGAAGGTGGAAGTGACTTCAGGGCTGATGGCATGGCCCTGCCGGCGTAGACCTTTCTGTCAGAGCCTAGTACAACACATTGTTGTATGATAGGTGCTCGCTTGTAGTCTCAGATGACGCTATGCATAGAACCCGTGTTCGTTGGGAGTAAACATCCTGCCCAACCGCTTTGGAGATATATAGTTGCATCCTCTTCTATCCTCCTCAATTGCTTCGATGCTCTTTGGGAAAGCATGTTTAGAGATTGGGTTCTATGGAATGAATGAGAACCTTTGGAAGTCGGATCGGTAACCGCCGTCTGTGGTCCCAGCTGGAGGCTGCGCTGTCTGGTCTCTATATGGTGTAGGGAGTACGGAACATTTCAACCAACATTTTAGCGGATGAAATCCAGCCGGCATATATGGAATGGGAATTGATTTCAAAGTGTCGTCCACATGAGACTACCCATGCAACTACCCAGCTGCCTTGCGAGCTGAGCCCGGGATTCtgcccatccactccacGGAGATAGCACATAGAGTCTCCGGCTGGTGTGAGGCTTTGCATACTCTACGGCTTGAGCACCACATGCTCACCCCAACCGCTCAGCTTAGCAGCGGACTCCAACGCCTGTTGGATCTCTTCAAGCCCAAACACCTTCGTCTGAGAGACACCAGACTTGCTGCCAAGAGGAAGCAATCCCGACTCGACCATCTGGATCATCTGCTGCACATGCTGGCGATCGTACATAAACCGCCCCTGGATTCGAATACTCTTGAACATGATCTCGAGGTAAGGGAAGTCGAGATTTCCCGAATTGCCTCCCATAACAACGCATCGACCGAAGGCACGCAATGATCGAATGCCAGATGCTAGGAGCGATGACCCCTGAACTGCTGGTGGCGAAAGATCCAGATACACGTCTGCTCCATCCGGCTTCCCAGTTGCTGTACGGAACAATTCTGTATCAGCGGCGGTATCCCCGGTGATCCGGACCGTTCTTAGTCGATTTGTAACATGAATGCTCTTAAGCTTCTCTAACATGGTCTGGTTCCGCCCACCAGCGATCACCGTCGCGCCCATTGCCAGGGCAATGTTCACAGCGGCGCCGCCGTACCGCCCTGTTGCGGGAGCCACGATCACTACCTCGCCAGGCTTCAAGCCGACCTCCGAAAGACCGCCAAACGGAACAAGGCACACTGGCAAGAGACAGAGATCATTAATGCTGTATCCTAGTggcccaagaagaagcgcttCATCCAGGCGGTACAGATTCTCTAACGGGAATCGCGCGTACTCAGCGTACGTCGCGTTACGCCAGACGCCGTCCATGAGTTTCTGTGCTGCGGGATATCCGCCGCCATGGACACCATAGAGGATAGAGACGGCCGGGTTATCTCGGGCGCGAATGGTGATGTCGCAGAAGACGAGCTGGCCAGGTGTTAGGTCCACGGCATCCGGTCCAACTTCGTGTATTCGGCCAATGGCGGTGTTCCCCGGTGTCATGGGCACGGAGAGCGGGTAAGGACGCTTGTTGCTAATCACGTCTCCCATGTAGGGTACGATATCGGCAGCGAGGATGCGAACAATCGCGTCACCGGTTGATGAGATGGGCTGGGGGACAGTTTCAAGGATGAGTGGCTGGTCCCGGGCGTGGAGCACCAGGGCTTTGTGAGTCGACATTCTGACCGGAAGTGTTGGCATTCGTTCTATGATTTCTTACTGTCGTCCGGTCCAATTCACTGAATGAACTAGACTGACCTGCGTCACCAACACTTTATAACACGCGAGGATGTTTAAACCGCGGATCAAGTTCCCAACTAGGTCCATGTCTAACTCCGGGAAAAGGTTATCTCCGTACAACGGGGCCATTATCCTTCTAGTGGCGGTGATAACGGTTGCGTGCGGCCGCAGGTTGACCGGTAATAAAGAAAATGGGAGATGCACGGGACAGTAACCAAGGAGAGGTGGGGAAGGGGACGGGGACAGTGTGGCAAAAACAAGTGGTCTCATAAGTGAATGTAGTCTAATTCACTTACGGCCCGTGGCACAGGGGAGACCTCCTGCGATCTAACCCCAATCAGACGGGTCATTGTAGACTTGGCTCGGACTAGGGTTGCCACGGACTCTCTGACGTACTGCGCCTTTTCCGCACCCGCACCCGCACCCGCACCCGCACCCCCTACATCAGGCACCTCTGCTGGAAGTCGGCCAGTGTCTCCAGTGAAAACGAATTTCGCCTCTCGTGACGAACAGCTGCTTTACCTTTGTTACCCCAATGGTTAGAAATCGAACCAGCCCATAAAATTGTCCCATCACACAATACGGGCCCCATTGGACACCCATTTCTTCTCCACACCAGGCGCGACTCTAGAGTATTGAACCCAGCTTACATTTGGACAAAGTTGACCTCGATCGTGTTCTGCAGAAACAGACGGTAACATTGCTGCTGTCAGCTGCTGTCAGCCGCGGCTGAAGTGGGATGCATCATACGGGTCATCTTTTGATTTCTTTAGGTGACGCAAATTTATACATGGCGCAGTCAGCAAACTGCAAATCTATATGTGTTGTTTCCTGACTAGCGCATGTGTCGTCGCGGAAGACATGTACTGGAGTGAATGAGGTTGGGCTTGAGCTGAGTACGTCTGTTGGCTGTTCCAGAATCCGTCCAATGAAGTACGCTTgtgataaaaataaaagggGGTAGGGAGGAAGGGTGAGGGGGTTCGTCGATTT belongs to Aspergillus luchuensis IFO 4308 DNA, chromosome 3, nearly complete sequence and includes:
- a CDS encoding uncharacterized protein (COG:Q;~EggNog:ENOG410PHXR;~InterPro:IPR013149,IPR011032,IPR036291;~PFAM:PF00107;~go_process: GO:0055114 - oxidation-reduction process [Evidence IEA]) — protein: MPTLPVRMSTHKALVLHARDQPLILETVPQPISSTGDAIVRILAADIVPYMGDVISNKRPYPLSVPMTPGNTAIGRIHEVGPDAVDLTPGQLVFCDITIRARDNPAVSILYGVHGGGYPAAQKLMDGVWRNATYAEYARFPLENLYRLDEALLLGPLGYSINDLCLLPVCLVPFGGLSEVGLKPGEVVIVAPATGRYGGAAVNIALAMGATVIAGGRNQTMLEKLKSIHVTNRLRTVRITGDTAADTELFRTATGKPDGADVYLDLSPPAVQGSSLLASGIRSLRAFGRCVVMGGNSGNLDFPYLEIMFKSIRIQGRFMYDRQHVQQMIQMVESGLLPLGSKSGVSQTKVFGLEEIQQALESAAKLSGWGEHVVLKP